The genomic segment cccaaaaaggaaaaggacaaaaaagaaaaagagatatgATGGCTTCTAAGCCATCTGACGTGAGGAGCAACAAAAACAAATAGAAGCAGAACGCACACAGGGAAATGAAACACAgtgaaggggaaaaaaagaaggggagaaaaagaaaggagaagaggAGAAAAATAGGGATTTTCTACCCAAATCATCAAGGTAATGACtctaatcttttatttaagtttattacataattatGGGTCAATCTTTATGGTAAAAACATGGGGATATTTTgaggaattgagaaagtttAGCTCTAGGGTTATTCAATcaaaatcattgatttgaaagggcaaatagtgtcggattttagacttctatatATCGTTAGAATCCTCTCGTTAAGGCCTTCCCGAAAACATATGTCTTGTCGGGTTTTGAACACATTGACCAGAGGGCGTTTTCgtcctttaaaatttgactttaaccCTTTAAGActctaaaaatatagaagtggtTTACCCTAAGGGTTTTGACtattcaaaattcatttttgtGTAGTTTGAGGCAATCCGGAGACTCGAGAACATAGTTTTGATTTATTGGGAAGTGTGCTTGGattgtgaatttgaggtaagtgagactttaagctttgggtGCTTGCTCTTCAAACCTGTTTTAAAAACATATGTTTTGTCTACTTGGTTCATGTGTTGAGACGAGCGTGTGTGCTTGGCAGAATCGGTGGTCCTTGAGGCCAGTCGCATATACTTTAATTTCAAATACTCTAAAACTCTCTTTCTAAAAAATTTCGTGATGTGATACGGCTGTGATCCATGAGactggggcattgtgtatgcttcttaaTTTTActgggcattgtgtatgctgcccttagcattgtgtatgcttcttgattttattgaggcattgtgtatgcttctcgAACATTCTGTATGCTTCTTGATAGATTTGACacattgtgtatgttgttgtggattcgtGATGTTGATAAATTCTTTAATTACTGTTATAACAGGTCCTTAGTATAAATTGTGTTGAGATATATATACTATTCTCGATAAACGATTGTTCAGACCTTGTGGAATATTATATTATGATATAATCCTTGTGCATAATATAAAgtgcttgttgtgtgtttgtattttctaaGACTTGTTCTAGGGGTATTTAGAGTGGCGGGTCGAGGATCGTATTGGTTATATTTACATATAGCTTACTCCTTACCTGCATGTCCATGCAGATACTATTGGTGACGACGAAGCTAGTAGCTCACGAGTTTGCTAGAGTTGATCTATTGGTTGAGGTGAGTCGCCGCTTTGTTCGTGGAGGCTACCAAAAGTgtctttatcatttatttattaatgttttttttttattttaggattTAAAAACCCGAGTCTTTTGTAATTCTCTAGATGCTCCATGGTCTAGTGTGGGATTTGGGCAAGAGTATTTGGTTAATATTTTGAGATAATAATTATCcgtaattaattattatattatttgagtGCTTATTTAATTTGGTTAATGCTGCAAAATTATGGTTAAGATATGAAAATCTGGTTCGCCTGGCCGGTGGTGTGTCTTTGGGTGCTAATCACGTCTAGGGGgtattttgggacgtgacaCATGATTCTCCATTAGGTGGTCATTCTAGCCAGTTGGGAACTCTCAAAAGACTGTCTCAGCTGTTTTATAGGCCTAAAATAAAATAGATGGTGATTGAATTTGTAGCAAGGTGTGATATGTGTGCCGGGTGCAAGGATGACAATGCAGCTTCTCCAGGACTCCTGCAACCCCTTCCTATTCCAAATCAAGCTTGGAGTCATATCGGCATGGACTTCATTGGAGTATTGCCTAAATCCAAAAATAAAGAGGTAATCCTAGTGGTAATGGACAGAATGACTAAATATGCTCACATTATAGCACTATCTCATCCATGTACTATTGTAAATATGGTTGAAATGTTTTGTAAAAGAGTGCATAGCTTACATGGAACACCTGAATCTATTGTCACTGACAGAGACAAGAACTTTCTTAGCAACTTTTGGCAAGCATTGTTCAAACTACTTGGTACTAGTTGCGCTACAGCACAACTTACCATCCTCAGAGAAACAGAGAGAGTCAATAAGTGTTAAGAGAATTACTTGAGGTGTATGACATCAAATTGGCCAACTAAGTGGAAGCAATGGTTATCAGCTGCTGAGTGGTGGTATAATACTAATTTTCATACTAGTTTGCAATGTACACCATTTGAAGCATTATATGGATACTCTCCACCTCAGCTATCCTTGGGTCCCATGCTTGAAACCATAGTTCCAGCAGCTGAGGATCTTTGTCATGTTGACACAACAAATGCAGCAGCTACTCATGGATCATTTAAGTAAAGCTCAAGAAAGAATGAAGTTTTATGCTGATAAAAAGAGGACTGACAGAGAATTTGCAGTTGGTGACATGGTTTACTTGAAGCTGCAGCCTTATAGACAAACTTCCATTGCCTTAAGGAAGAATCTCAAGCTCAGTTCTAAGTACTATGGTCCTTATTAGGTGGTTGACAGGATTGGAAAGGTTGCTTATAAGCTGGCACTACCCCCAAGTTCAAAAGTgcatccagtgtttcatgttTCCTTGCTTAAGAAGAAGGTGGGTACAAGAATAGTGGTGCAATCTGAGCTACCTCCTACTGGTGAAGATGGTCAATTCCTTGTTCAACCAGTGGCAATTCTACAAAGACAAATGGTGAAGAAGAACAATGTTGTTGTGATCAAAGTATTAGTGCAATGGTCCAATTTACCACCTGAAGATGCCACTTGGGAAGACTATCAGTTCCTCAATGCTAAATATCTAAATTTTGATTCCCATCTTTGAGGTCAAGGATGTTTTGATGGAGGAGGATATGTCATGATCTCAATATATCAGTAGTAGTAAATAAttgttgaaaatgatgttgttgtctGGGTTAGAAGCTGGGCACGCAAAAGGGAGTATATTAACTAGCTTTTAAAAGCAACGGCTAAGATTACATTCCAACTAATGATCAACAAGGGTCAGGATCGAGCCACGTCAGTGTTAGTTTGTTATAATATGTCAGAGGAGAGAAAAGAAGACAATGAAAATCAggtttatttccttcttcctcAATTTCTCTTGTCCTTCTTCTTCTAACCTCTTATGTTCTTCAATTCTGCAGATTCATTTCAACAATGGCGAATTGATTCTATCCATTAGCATAGTTTAATTTAGTATTTTCAGATCTAATATTTGAGTTCCATTTTACAGtttttatatataaagaaaattgtcccaaaaaagttgttcttcaatttgttcgattaatttcttgaattagaTTGAGACCATTACAGTTTTATTATTACATGTTTCCTTGCTACGT from the Lycium ferocissimum isolate CSIRO_LF1 chromosome 11, AGI_CSIRO_Lferr_CH_V1, whole genome shotgun sequence genome contains:
- the LOC132038117 gene encoding uncharacterized protein LOC132038117; this encodes MKFYADKKRTDREFAVGDMVVDRIGKVAYKLALPPSSKVHPVFHVSLLKKKVGTRIVVQSELPPTGEDGQFLVQPVAILQRQMVKKNNVVVIKVLVQWSNLPPEDATWEDYQFLNAKYLNFDSHL